The genomic interval TAGTCATCAGCCCAGCTGCGCCTTACCCCTGAAGGGTAACCAAATCTACCTGAACGGTTTCATCGTTGGCAGTCATCCAGATTTGCCCATCCTGAATCGTGCACTGCAATTGCATATTGCGTTGCGCTTGCTTACTCAACGCCAGGCTGGTAATGGAAGGAAGGTTGATGACCGTTAAATTGCGGGCACGCGCCACTTTGTTACTGACTTGCGCCCACCAGATATGGCTGGTACTGCTATAGCAATACACCACTACCTGGGCAGCGCGACCACATGCTTTCAAAATACGCTTTTCATCTGGTTGCCCAACTTCTACCCACAGATTGATCGCGCCGGTGAGATCCTTCTCCCACAAATCCGGCTCATCGACGTCCCACAATCCCTTACTAAATACCAGCGCCTCGGACGCATGACGTGCAAAAGCCAACACCCGCACCATCATTCGCTCATCAGTCTCTGAAGGGTGGCGTGCGATGGTCAGGGCATGCTCTTGATAATACTGACGGTCCATATCTGCAATTTGCAGATCGACTTTAAAAATAGTTGCTTTAAGGGCCATAATGCTGAGCTTTATTGGTAATAGGTCACATAGATCATCGATATAACGAGGTGATATGCAACCCGCATGCGCCGCGGATGCGGTCGCGACCGGAAGAATAACCCGTTTTGTTTTTGTGCGGACAACATATATAGTAGTTTGCCCGTACAAGAGTCTGCGCTGTCTGGGATTGGCAACTTAAATTGCGCGTCACCCTTCTCGCATCAGAGTTCAACAGAGTTGCGTTGTGAAGAACATCTAAGCTGGGATGACTAGTTGAAGATGCCTGACTTGAGGTGAGAAATGTAAGAAAGCTGAAATAAGTGCGCTGTTCTTCTGCAATATTCGGTTAAAAATCTATTAAATAGCGATCATCAAGCTAGTTTTGTAGTCAAACCACGATAGCCAGCAATCCAATGCGGCTCTGGTAGTTATTCATTCATAGCCGCATTTTGCGGCTTACACACTTAATTTTCCATACGCTGAACAATGTCCAATTTTGCAGAACAAGTCACTCTCGACACAAAACGATGGTTAGAAAAAGCGGTCATAGGACTCAATCTCTGCCCTTTTGCCAAAGCGGTCTATATAAAAGATCAGATTCGCTTTGTCGTCAGTAATGCTGAAACCGGTGCAGACCTACTAAAAGAACTGGGAGCCGAACTAGATTTCTTACATCAGACGGATCCTACATTAATTGATACGACGTTGTTAATTCATCCATTGGTATTGGGGGACTTTTTAGACTACAACGATTTTTTGGATGACGCCGACGCCCTGCTGCAACAGCAAGATCTTGAAGGCGAAATTCAGATAGCCAGCTTCCATCCAGACTATCAATTTGCGGGCACCGATGCCACCGACATCACCAATTACACAAATCGCTCCCCCTATCCAACGTTGCACCTGTTGCGCGAAGACAGCATAGATCGGGCAGTCGAAGCCTTTCCCGACGCGGCGGATATCTTTGAAAAAAATATGCAAACCTTGAATGATCTGGGACGAGACGGATGGAAAAATCTTGGACTAGCCCCAACGTTTACAGAGAAAAATCTGCCAAAGTGAGGCGTAGAAGGACGAAAAAGGGCGGTTGTAAAATGTTCTTAACAAGAATAAAGTGACTACTAACTAGTAGTCTACAAAACAATACAATTTTAAATTGAGTTTTTGCAACTTTTTACTAGAATTAATCATCCAAGCTGACAGAAGTTGTTAGAGTTCAAAGTTAATTAATAAAAACACAATGTTGTTGGTTTTTTATTACTTTTCATTTAGAATTGTTTCAGGATGTTTCTTTATGAGAAAAAAGCACACTGAATCGGTATAAAATGACATGACTTGCAACTTCGCTAATAAGCCGAAGGTTATCACAGCGCAACGTTCCGAATACAGCGCAAACCTTTCCTATTCAACATCATAATAAATGGAATCTCATGAATATGAATACCTCGATAGAAGCACCAAAAAGCAACAAATTGGACGAGCAAGTAACTTACGATCCAAATCATTTGCTTGACTCGCTTATCGACAAACTGCACTTAAAGAATGATGCAGCGTTATCGCGTGCGCTAGAAGTGGCGCCTCCCGTCATCAGCAAAATTCGGCATCATCGCTTGCCAGTTGGCGCTTCATTGCTAATTCGCATGCATGAAGTCAGTAACCTGACAATCAGTGAGCTACGCGCATTGATGGGTGATCGTCGTGAGAAATTTCGTATCAGCGATAAGCAATTTAAGCCTAAAGACAAGGTCGAGGCAGATCTACAGAAGTAAATGCCGTATGTCGCCGACCTCCCTGCTCCCACTGCCACATTTTATTTAATACGCTTGCGAAACTGCAAGCGTATTAAAGAGGGATCAGGCAGGGAAAACACCTGTCGATAGGTAGCGATCACCGCGATCGCAGACGATAAAGACGATCGTTGCATTTTCTACCTGCTGCGAAATCCGAAGTGCGACTTCGCATGCCCCTGCAGCGGATATTCCGCAAAAAATTCCCTCTTCGCTGGCCATTCTGCGCGCCATATGCTCTGCTGCGGACTGACTAACCGCTTCAATTTGATCAACCCGCGCATGCTCATAAATTGTCGGCATGTAGGCTTCTGGCCATTTTCTGATGCCGGGTATTTGTGAACCTTCTTCCGGTTGTGCGCCGATGATCTGCACAGCTTCACTTTTCTCTTTGAGGAAGCGCGACACTCCCATAATCGTACCGGTCGTTCCCATCGCGCTGACGAAATGTGTAACACGTCCGCCAGTGTCACGCCAGATTTCCGGACCCGTCGTTTCATAGTGCGATAACGGGTTATCAGGATTAGCGAATTGATCAAGAATCAAACCTTCCCCATCTTTTTCCATTTTTTGCGCAAGATCACGCGCATATTCCATACCGCCGGTTTTTGGCGTCAAAATGATTTTTGCGCCATAAGCAGCCATGCTCTGACGGCGTTCTTCGCTCAGGTTTTCTGGCATTAACAACACCATTTTGTAACCGCGCATCGCCGCTGCCATGGCTAACGCGATACCGGTATTACCGCTGGTCGCTTCAATCAGGGTATCGCCCGGCTTGATGTCGCCGCGCGCTTCGGCACGCTTAATCATCGAAAGTGCAGGACGGTCTTTGACGGATCCAGCGGGATTATTGCCCTCTAGTTTGCCGAGAATAATATTATTACGTTGCGCGGCAGCTTCTCCCGGAATCCGTTTTAGCTGTACTAACGGGGTATTTCCGATCGTGTCTTCAATAGTCAGATATGGCATAGTTTTACGCTTACAGAGGAGGCAAAAGACCTATTCTAATATGAGACATTATTGTGCGTACGTCCAGCAGTCGATCTTTGCAGAATGCACATAAAGAAGTCATCATAAATGCGATAAAAATAGCATTTTGTTGTGGAGGAAATGAAAAGCCCCTTATGTAAAAGGGGCTTTTAAGTAATAGAAGCCACAGCCAGCCCCAAGTCATTAATCATTCTATGCCTTGGTAATTGGGTCTTCTATTTTTTTGCAGGGATTTTATCGGCTGCTTTTTTTGATTCTTCTTTCGCTGCAGGGGCAGCAGCACCAGACTTAGGCTGACCATTTACGCGCAAACCTGCCGTCGACAATTTAACGGCGCTTTTATCGCTGATGCCTTTTACGCGCTTTTCAAAATCAGACCAGTCTTTAAAAT from Glaciimonas sp. PCH181 carries:
- a CDS encoding YaeQ family protein — its product is MALKATIFKVDLQIADMDRQYYQEHALTIARHPSETDERMMVRVLAFARHASEALVFSKGLWDVDEPDLWEKDLTGAINLWVEVGQPDEKRILKACGRAAQVVVYCYSSTSHIWWAQVSNKVARARNLTVINLPSITSLALSKQAQRNMQLQCTIQDGQIWMTANDETVQVDLVTLQG
- a CDS encoding DUF1415 domain-containing protein encodes the protein MSNFAEQVTLDTKRWLEKAVIGLNLCPFAKAVYIKDQIRFVVSNAETGADLLKELGAELDFLHQTDPTLIDTTLLIHPLVLGDFLDYNDFLDDADALLQQQDLEGEIQIASFHPDYQFAGTDATDITNYTNRSPYPTLHLLREDSIDRAVEAFPDAADIFEKNMQTLNDLGRDGWKNLGLAPTFTEKNLPK
- the cysM gene encoding cysteine synthase CysM — encoded protein: MPYLTIEDTIGNTPLVQLKRIPGEAAAQRNNIILGKLEGNNPAGSVKDRPALSMIKRAEARGDIKPGDTLIEATSGNTGIALAMAAAMRGYKMVLLMPENLSEERRQSMAAYGAKIILTPKTGGMEYARDLAQKMEKDGEGLILDQFANPDNPLSHYETTGPEIWRDTGGRVTHFVSAMGTTGTIMGVSRFLKEKSEAVQIIGAQPEEGSQIPGIRKWPEAYMPTIYEHARVDQIEAVSQSAAEHMARRMASEEGIFCGISAAGACEVALRISQQVENATIVFIVCDRGDRYLSTGVFPA
- a CDS encoding helix-hairpin-helix domain-containing protein, with the protein product MLKKLLQITLMLIATMGLVFAQVDVNKADKAALDSVKGVGAVTSERILAERTKGGNFKDWSDFEKRVKGISDKSAVKLSTAGLRVNGQPKSGAAAPAAKEESKKAADKIPAKK